One region of Rubinisphaera margarita genomic DNA includes:
- a CDS encoding efflux RND transporter periplasmic adaptor subunit — MNRPGVRWALFLLLLCSLSGCQPEQSAAPDPGPPQVTVAEVLVAPIVEWDSYTGRLDPIETVEVRSRVSGYLNSLHFNEGDLVEQGQLLAIIDPKPFEADLAQAEAQVEEARARLAESDALLKQAEAEEADAQAQVTLKTRQRARMEQLFEQSAVSQDDVDIAVSEELQAKASLQAANAQIESAKAGIETSKASIVTAEANVKTARLNVTYTQIRSPIDGRISSQLVTQGNLISGGNAQSTLMTTIVSLKPIHCYFDADEQAVLKYMRLLQSDEHGGSRDDRNPVYLSLIDEEGYPHQGHMDFVDNRLDPNTGTMRARAIFANEDGLLVPGLFADVRVPGTRRYDAKLIPDAAIGSDQASKFVYVVDDQNKINRRVVKPGPIKGGLRVIRDGLDGSETVVTKGVQRVFPGATVAPQPETLILADDGDLPNDYSPVPEEERISRPPTAIPDGLEAITRPAGTSTGSNSGGN; from the coding sequence ATGAACAGACCCGGTGTGCGATGGGCTTTGTTTCTGCTACTCCTGTGTTCTCTGAGCGGCTGCCAGCCAGAACAGTCCGCTGCTCCTGACCCCGGGCCGCCTCAGGTCACCGTGGCAGAAGTCCTGGTCGCCCCCATCGTGGAATGGGATTCATACACCGGCCGCCTCGATCCGATTGAAACCGTGGAGGTTCGTTCCCGCGTCAGCGGTTATCTGAACTCGCTGCATTTCAACGAGGGCGATCTTGTTGAGCAGGGTCAGTTGCTTGCCATCATCGACCCCAAGCCGTTTGAAGCCGATCTCGCCCAGGCGGAAGCCCAGGTGGAGGAAGCCCGTGCGAGACTCGCCGAGTCGGACGCACTGCTGAAACAGGCCGAAGCCGAAGAAGCGGACGCCCAGGCTCAGGTCACGCTGAAAACACGGCAGCGGGCACGAATGGAGCAACTGTTCGAGCAGTCCGCGGTATCGCAGGATGATGTCGACATCGCCGTCAGTGAAGAGCTGCAGGCCAAGGCGTCGCTGCAGGCGGCTAACGCTCAGATCGAATCGGCGAAAGCCGGGATCGAAACCTCGAAAGCCTCCATCGTTACCGCTGAGGCGAACGTCAAAACCGCCCGGCTGAACGTCACCTACACACAGATCCGCTCCCCGATTGACGGACGCATCAGCAGTCAACTCGTCACGCAGGGTAACCTGATCAGCGGAGGCAACGCCCAGTCGACACTGATGACGACCATCGTTTCGCTGAAGCCGATCCATTGCTACTTCGACGCCGACGAGCAGGCCGTTCTGAAGTATATGCGATTACTCCAGAGCGACGAACATGGCGGATCCCGTGACGACAGGAATCCGGTTTATCTCTCTTTGATCGACGAAGAAGGCTATCCGCATCAAGGGCACATGGACTTCGTCGACAACCGCCTCGATCCCAATACCGGGACGATGCGGGCCCGAGCGATATTCGCCAACGAGGATGGACTGCTTGTTCCGGGCCTCTTTGCGGACGTGCGGGTTCCGGGAACCCGTCGATACGACGCCAAACTGATTCCGGACGCCGCAATCGGCAGCGATCAGGCTTCAAAGTTTGTCTACGTCGTGGATGATCAGAACAAGATCAACCGCCGGGTCGTCAAACCGGGGCCGATCAAGGGTGGGCTTCGCGTGATTCGCGACGGACTGGACGGGAGCGAAACCGTCGTCACAAAAGGAGTTCAGCGGGTCTTTCCAGGCGCAACGGTCGCCCCCCAGCCGGAAACTCTCATCCTGGCCGACGACGGCGATCTGCCCAATGACTACTCGCCCGTACCGGAGGAGGAACGAATCTCGCGACCGCCGACCGCCATTCCCGA